GCTGAACTCGGTGGCCTGGCGCGCGCTGCAAGTCGCCCCCCGGCGCCTGTGGCGCGCGGCGCAGTGGGGCCTGATGCGGCGCCCCATCGGCCTAAGATACAGACACCTGAAGCCGAACTACAAGCATCTCTGGATGCCGGATGGCGACGCGGTCAACTGCATGGACCCCTTCGAGGCGATCCTGTGGCATGTGTCGCGCGGCGATGTGTGTCTCTCCCACCCTACAGGGCGGAGTCAGTTCCTGGTCCGTACCAACGGCATCGTCTTCCGCATCCGGAAGTGAGCGGGGGCGTCCCGCCCCTGCGGTCCGCGAGGTATCCCGATGAGTCTGCTCCCCAAGCGCATCGCGCACTGGACACCGACCTACGTGGCTGACCGGCTGCGCGTCTGGCAGTGGCAGAGGCGCCACCCCGAGGCTCCGTGGCTCACCCCGGAGGCCATTGACATCCTGGCCGCGAACCTACGACCGTCCGATCGGGGTCTGGAGTGGGGCTCGGGGCGCAGCACGCTGTGGCTGGCGCAGCGCCTGGAGCGCTTGTGCAGCGTGGAACACAACTCCACGTGGTTCGCCAGGGTGAGCCAGCAGCTCAGCGAGAAGGGCGTCGGCAACGTGGACTACGTGTACCGGCCGGTCAGCGATGAGCGCGACGCGGCTCAGTGCGACCCCTACGCGGGTGTGGCGCACGAGTTCGCCGATCAGAGCCTGGATTTCGTGCTCGTAGACGGGGTGTGTCGTAGCGCCTGCATGTTGGCCGTGCTGCCCAAGCTGCGCCCGGGCGGCATGTTGGTGCTGGACAACAGCCAACGGTACCTGCCGAGTGCCTCCCGAGCGCCGGGCGCGCGCTCGCCGAGCGCAGGACCGCAAGATGACGAATGGGGCCGCGTGTCCGAGACGCTCAGCCGCTGGCGCTACGTTTGGACCGACACGGGCCTGGAGAGCACGACCCTCTGGTTTGTGGTGTGAGCAGGCGGGTGGCTGACATGATGGATTGGCAGGACGATGCTTGAGGCGCTGATCTTCTCCACACTGCTCTATGCGGCGGTCGTCTTCGCGACCTTCCAGCGTCGTCGCGTCGGCCTGGCTAACCCGTTGCTGCTCTATCTGGCCTTCCACGGGGTCGGCTTCGTCCTGCGCGGCTGGATGCAGTATGCCTGGCGCGATGACTACCTCTCTCGCCTGATGGGTGTCTCCCTCTCCGAAGATGACATGGCCGGCGCCCTCTACATGGCTGACGCCGGCCTGCTGGCGTTCTGGCTGGGCTACCGCTTCCTGGTACCGCACGCGCTGGTGGCCAGAGCGCGCTTCAGGCCCTGCAAGTACGAGCCCCGGCTGGTGCTCCTCGTCGGCTGCTTCTTCATCGCGCTGGGTCTGGTATCGCTGCGGCACGACCCCAACCTCAACCCGAACGCCGCGTCCATGGTGAAGACGGTGAAGGGGACGGTCCAGGCGGAAGGGTCCGTGGGCTATCTCACACAGGCGAGCGGGGGCATCGGCGGTGTACTGGCGCTGTGGGCCGCGGTGTTCGGCCTCAAGCCGTGGATCATGGCGCTCTTTGTCGCTTATCTGGTGGGCCGGCTGCTGCGCGGGTGGGGACGGTGGGCCTTCGTGGTGGGGGCGCTGAGTCTCGCATTCGTGGACATGTGGCGGCGGCACGAGCGCTGGCCGCGCCGTCAGTGGCTGATTGCCGGAGCGGTCATTGCCGTCCTGTTCGGCGTGGTGGGGGTCGCCCGGAGCGTCTTCATGGACGCCGTCGTCTCGGGCGGGGAGGTCAACCTCAACCAGAGCCTCGCGAAAGCCCCCCTGCAGGTCTCACGGGACGTTGCCCTGCTGGACTACGTGGCCTTCCTGCACACCATCATCCCCGATCCGGCCGGGTACTCGTACTGGACGCAGAACCTGCGGCTGTTCACCTATCCCATCCCGCGGGCCATCTGGCCGGGCAAGCCCTCGGAGACCAACCGCATTGATCTGAACCAGTACGGGAACTTCGCGTGGGTGGGGGGAGTGCTCTCGGTCGTGGGCGCCAGCTACATGGACTTCGGTTGGCTGGGCATCATCATCGAGATGGCCCTGTTCGGGGCGGTGCTGGCGACGCTGCACCAGATCTACCTGCGCCACCGCAACGTGACGCATGTCGCCGTCCCCTACCTGCTGGCGCTCAGCCTGCTGCCGCAGTTCTGCCGCGACGGGGGCATCAACATCTTCGTCTTCGTGTACTTCCACGTCTTTCCGTCGGTGCTGGCGCTATGGGTCGGCGCGCGCTTCCGTGCCGTGCCCCAGCGCCTGCGCCAGATGTGGCTGTCCGGCGCGCAGCCTGAGTAGCAGGCCGTGCCCTTCCCCGCCTACCCCACCAGCAGTCTCAGGAGCTTCACCTGGCGCAGGGCGTATGTAGCGGCCAGGCTGCACAGGAACACCACGACCACCGTCAGCGGCGTCCCGAGCCAGACATTGGGGTGGTTCCAGCCCAGCCCCACACGCCCCAGCCCCGAGATGAACAACGGGTGAACCAGGTATACGCCGAAGGTGAGCGGGGAGAGGGCCTTCATGGCACCCTGGACACGCCCCCCCGCTCGCGGGGTCAGGGCGGGCTGGGAGAGCAGGATGAAGACGCTCAGGGACATGACGACCACCGTCGGGCTCAGGTAATCATACCAGAAGTACGACAGCGGTGGGTCCATCCACGGGGTGAGGCCGGCTGTGCCCAGGGCCGTTGCGGCGATGGCCGCAACCAGGGCCAACGCGGCCAGGAGCACCGCCGGGGTCTTCAGGACGACTCCGCGGAGCGCATAGCCTGCCACGTAGTACCCGACATAGGGGACGAAGCGAGAGAACAGCGTCGGGGTGAGCGTCCAGTCCGGTGACCAGCCGCGCAGGCAGTGATCGCCCACGGCCAGCACCAGTGCGAGCCCGGTGAAGAACGCTACCGACCGGCCCGGGGCGCGGCACACGAAGGGCCGCAGCAGGGGCGTGAACAGGTACAGCCCCGCCAGGACGTACAGGAAGTGCAGCGTGGAGAAGGGTTCGCCCTTGGCGAGGTCTACGAGGAACCGCCCCATCGTGACCTGGGGGTCGCCGAAGCGGCTCAGCAGCAGCGGGTAGAAGGCAGACCAGAACAGCAGGGGGATGCCAATCCGCGAGAAGCGCCGCCGGTAGAAGTCGCCGGGGGGCTGGTCGGGATCGCGCCCCAGCAGCAGAGCGCCGCTCAACATGATGAAGACCGGCACGCACCAGCGTACGGCGGAGTCGGCCCAGTTCAGATACCACCAACTGGCCGGGGTGGCGCGCCCGAAGCTCGCGAGGCCTCCCCCGGCGGCGTGCAGCACGACCACTGCCAGGGCGGACACGACCCGCAGTACATCCCCGGCGGGCCAGTACCCGCCCGGAGGGCCGCCCTGCGCCGGCGTCGCCGCAGCGGTTCCCGGTTCCTGTGCCAGTGGAGTTCACCGTCCAGTCATGCTGCGAGTTGCCGCCCCGCGACCATGCGCGGCGAGGATAGCACACGGCCAATCGGGTGGTCAAGGCACGGCCGGAGCGGAGGGGTGGGGTGATCAACGGCGACTCCCGGCCGAGCATCTCTCGCTCAACCGGGGCCAGGGCCGCAGCGTTTCGGCCGCGCCAACCACCCTCGGTTGACGCAGCCCGGCGCGTGTGGTAAGAGTCAGACGCCACCTCATGTGGTGACGGGCCGCTTCCTACGGCAGTCGGCGCCCTCGGCGAGGGCCCGCTACCGCTGCTTCGGCCCCAGGAGATGTCGCATGACCCGCATCGCCGTTCTCAACACGGACGTAGGGCCCTACCACCTCGCGCGGCTGGGCGCTCTGGCGCAGGCCCTCGACGAGGTCATCGCCGTCGAGGTGGCGCCCAAGTCGCGTGTCTACGAGTTCTGGTCCGGCCAGGGCGAGGCGTCGCTCCCGGTGGAGACCCTCTTCCCCGATCAGGTCTACGAGGACATCCCCGTGACGGAACAGACGGTCCGCGTGCGCGCCTGCCTGGACCGCCTGGCGCCTGACGCTGTGGCGGTGGCCGGTTACAGCGAGCCGGTGATGCGGGCCGCCGCGCAGTGGGCCAAGTCGCACGAGCGCCCCTCCATCCTCCTCCTGGTGACTTCCGCCGCCGACCGCAAGCGCTACTGGCTCAAGGAGCGGATCAAGGGCCGCCTCGTGCGCAGCCTCTTCGATGCCATCTTCCTGGGCGGCGAGCGCCACCGCGTCTACGCCGAAAGCCTGGGCTTTCCGGCCGACCGCATCTGGAAGATGCAGAACGTGGCCGACAATGAACACTTCGCCACCGGGGCGCGGGCAGCGCGCGAGCAGGGGAGCGCCCTCCGGGAGCGTCTGGGGCTGCCCGAGCGTCACTTCCTCTTCGTGGGCCGCATCGCGCCGGAAAAGAACCTCCGTACGCTGCTGGAGGCGTATCGGCGCTACCGGGTGCAGGGCGGGATCTGGGGGCTGGTGCTGGTCGGCGGGGGTTCCGAGGAGAGCGAACTGCGCGAGTGGGTCGCCACCAACGGGGTGCCCGAGGTGCACTGGGCCGGCGTACAGTCCTATGACAACCTGCCCACTTACTACGGCCTGGCCTCCGCCCTCGTGCTGCCGAGCCTGAGCGAGCCGTGGGGCCTGGTCGCCAACGAGGCCGCCGCCTGCGGCCTGCCGCTGCTCGTGAGCGACCGCTGCGGCTGCGTCACCGAGCTGGTGCAGCGCGGCGTCAGTGGCTTCGTCTTCGATCCCCTGGCTCCCGAGGAGCTGGCCAGGAAGATGCTCGCCCTATCGCGCGACCCGGAGCGGGCGCGGCAGATGGGCGAGCAGTCTCGCCGCCTGGTCAGCGCCTACACGCCCGAGGCGTGGGCCGCGGCACTCAGCGACTGTCTCGCCACGCTGCTGGCCGCCAAGCGCTGACCGCCGGGGGGCTCAACCCACCGCCAGTGTGTGTGCCCCCGCAGGCACGGCCACGACGAGCCAGCGCCCGCCGTGCTCTTCCCGCATGACATGGCCCGCCGGATGCCCGTCCACCGTGACCTGCGGGTCACCGTGGGGCCACAGCATCTGCACGAGGCAGCCGTCCTCCCAGTCGCACCGCACGCGCAAGCCGGTCACGTCGTCCTCCAGCCTCGCCTCGCTGCGCGCCAGCCACCACAGCGTCGCCCGGTCGTTGCCCCAGTGCATCACCTTCAGCCCGAGCCGAGCGATGTAGGCCAGGCCCTGTTCGAGGCCCTGCGAGCAGGCCGGGTACTGCGCCAGGTAGATCGGGTGGAAGAACAGATTGAACGGCAAGTGCCAGAAGCGGGCCATGTCAATGGCCTGCTTGATCGTGTGGAACTGCACCTCGTCGCCGCGGTAGCCCACCTCGTACCCGCCGATGGGCATTCCCAGGAACCCGATCCGGTCGTTGTCCTTGCGCCAGTCGCTGTAGTGGAAGAACGGCAGGCCGGTGCCGAAGCCGAAGCCCACGGTGTTGACCGGATTCGCCGGCGGGCAGTACTGGATGAAGCGTGAGTTGTCGGCCTTCACTCCCGCCCCGGCCAGCCACTCGGCTACCTCCGTCCACCCGTGCCAGGTTGTCCAGTGGAAGACGGTGCAGACTGGCAGCTCGCCGAAGGCCTCGACATACCAGTCCACCTGCTGCTGGACCTCGCGGCGGCTGAAGCGGCAGGGGTGCGTGACGCCATCTATGAAGTTGAAGTGCAGCGAGGGCTCATGGCCGTTGGCCTTGAGCTGCTCGACCTCGGCCTGGCTCATCGCGAAGGTGCCGGCCACGTCCGGCATGATGTTGACATGGTAGCCCAGGCCCAGCCGCTGCATGACCCCCGAGGCAATGAGCTGGTTGTCGGGCTGGCGCTCGTCATCGCCGCCGTAGTGGAACAGGCAGTCAGGGATGTCGCCGTCGGGCGTCGGGGGCAGGGCGTGCAGGAACGGCAAGCCCCGCCGGGCGATGAGGTTGC
This window of the bacterium genome carries:
- a CDS encoding glycosyltransferase family 4 protein yields the protein MTRIAVLNTDVGPYHLARLGALAQALDEVIAVEVAPKSRVYEFWSGQGEASLPVETLFPDQVYEDIPVTEQTVRVRACLDRLAPDAVAVAGYSEPVMRAAAQWAKSHERPSILLLVTSAADRKRYWLKERIKGRLVRSLFDAIFLGGERHRVYAESLGFPADRIWKMQNVADNEHFATGARAAREQGSALRERLGLPERHFLFVGRIAPEKNLRTLLEAYRRYRVQGGIWGLVLVGGGSEESELREWVATNGVPEVHWAGVQSYDNLPTYYGLASALVLPSLSEPWGLVANEAAACGLPLLVSDRCGCVTELVQRGVSGFVFDPLAPEELARKMLALSRDPERARQMGEQSRRLVSAYTPEAWAAALSDCLATLLAAKR
- a CDS encoding acyltransferase family protein; translation: MSALAVVVLHAAGGGLASFGRATPASWWYLNWADSAVRWCVPVFIMLSGALLLGRDPDQPPGDFYRRRFSRIGIPLLFWSAFYPLLLSRFGDPQVTMGRFLVDLAKGEPFSTLHFLYVLAGLYLFTPLLRPFVCRAPGRSVAFFTGLALVLAVGDHCLRGWSPDWTLTPTLFSRFVPYVGYYVAGYALRGVVLKTPAVLLAALALVAAIAATALGTAGLTPWMDPPLSYFWYDYLSPTVVVMSLSVFILLSQPALTPRAGGRVQGAMKALSPLTFGVYLVHPLFISGLGRVGLGWNHPNVWLGTPLTVVVVFLCSLAATYALRQVKLLRLLVG
- a CDS encoding class I SAM-dependent methyltransferase → MSLLPKRIAHWTPTYVADRLRVWQWQRRHPEAPWLTPEAIDILAANLRPSDRGLEWGSGRSTLWLAQRLERLCSVEHNSTWFARVSQQLSEKGVGNVDYVYRPVSDERDAAQCDPYAGVAHEFADQSLDFVLVDGVCRSACMLAVLPKLRPGGMLVLDNSQRYLPSASRAPGARSPSAGPQDDEWGRVSETLSRWRYVWTDTGLESTTLWFVV
- a CDS encoding oligosaccharide repeat unit polymerase, with the protein product MLEALIFSTLLYAAVVFATFQRRRVGLANPLLLYLAFHGVGFVLRGWMQYAWRDDYLSRLMGVSLSEDDMAGALYMADAGLLAFWLGYRFLVPHALVARARFRPCKYEPRLVLLVGCFFIALGLVSLRHDPNLNPNAASMVKTVKGTVQAEGSVGYLTQASGGIGGVLALWAAVFGLKPWIMALFVAYLVGRLLRGWGRWAFVVGALSLAFVDMWRRHERWPRRQWLIAGAVIAVLFGVVGVARSVFMDAVVSGGEVNLNQSLAKAPLQVSRDVALLDYVAFLHTIIPDPAGYSYWTQNLRLFTYPIPRAIWPGKPSETNRIDLNQYGNFAWVGGVLSVVGASYMDFGWLGIIIEMALFGAVLATLHQIYLRHRNVTHVAVPYLLALSLLPQFCRDGGINIFVFVYFHVFPSVLALWVGARFRAVPQRLRQMWLSGAQPE